The DNA region ATGCATGCTCTgcatttttatcttccctTCTAGTCTTCTATTTATCCATATCCCAATTGGAGTAAACTAACATTtaggtgaaaaatgtaagAAGCGATTAACACATTTATTCTACAactgcatatatttattaaaaataatttttaaatagtgATGTACACAAAAATTGATTCACCAAAGTGGAATTCATAATTACTTtgtagaaaaagaaaaagaagaaacacattccaataaaaacaaaacccGACGAGGAGGCCAAATAGAAAGGATCGCTTGTGAGATATTCAAATGTATATTCTACAGCTTTAACATCGGATACAGGCTTTGGAATATCCGTTATATACTTGGGATCAAATATTACAGGCTCGAATAACGTGTCTATGTGTTCGCTAGTTTGGTCTTTTGCGCAACTTAAATTAGTCAGAAGATCATAAGGATAATATGTTTTATCGCATTTGAAATACTTTGGGCATTTATCATAACAGGAAAATTTTGGCTTATTCACACACACGcaacatttttgtatatgCTCTTTATACAGTTTATTAGCATGAGTTATATAATCGCAtaatttctgttttttcccaTCATCATTAAAATTTCCATTCGTAAAAGAACTATAACCTTTAAAATAGTCATGCAGATATTTCATTTCCTTCCATTCCTTTAAGCTAACATCGGAATAGTATTCCAAGTAACAAACCGTATTGACTAAGTCGCGATTAATTCTAGACATGAAATTGAGAAGCATATGAATCACATCTGAGATGCATTTATTACTATAACCTTTTCCAAAGTGCTTCCATATAGTGTCGTATATCCAGTATGTAAAGTATAGACATCGTTCATCGTGTTCATCTTGTTGCGATAGCGATAAGTTTATTAAATTCCGGACAATCTTAGAGCAGAAATTATTATCATTGGTATTATTTGGCAAAAAGGGGTTCATTTTATCGCAAAACTTCGTATGTTCAGGTAAATTAGAAGTATCATCAAAATCTTTATAATGCTTATAAAAATCTAAATCCTGAAAAAGTTCATACTAAAATACAAAcgaaaacataaataaaatgaatacttAATATGGTATTcgcaaaatttttcttttttcttttattgaacacaaaattttaaaattataagttgcaaaatttattctaataaaaaaataataatctaCATAATCGGGTATTTCCTTTTGATCAGGTGTAGAAATTTCTGCACTGTTACAACTCGTAGGGACATCTTGAACATATTTATGTTGTTCTTGTTCAGAGGGGCATAAATCcttattgttattattgaATACTAAATGTAGACACCTATCTGGACATTTCTCATTTAAGAAGTGGAATTCATGATAGTTTttcagaaatatttttttaaaactattTATTTCTTCGTTATAACCGTAAGAAGTATATGGATGTGAtacctttttatataattcaaaaatTTCCTTTATATAATCgcaatattcatttttgtcattAGTGTCCGCAGCTGCCAATTTATCCTTTGTAATAGGATAATTTTCTACAAATTCATATAATTGTTTCTTATATGCTAATTGGTCTATTCtcaaattagaaaaatttttattaaagcaattttttattttctgttcagaaaaaaaattttgccattcataataaaacaaatgaatatCTTTGAGTGAAGCATTGGTTTCAGCTAATTTTCCATATAACCAGTTGTGTAAATAATCACAGGCCTTCTTAGTACCCAAACTTAGACATTTAGAATCTGGACCATCCCAATTATCTAATatgttttgtaaattttcccATAATTTGCAAACGACAGTATTgtcttttaaataataatacttTGAACAATTACATGTACCATTTGTACATTTATCCTTATAAGCTTTATCTAATTCGTCGTAACatttatacaaatttgttttcttcCATGTCTCTTTCTGAACAAAAggaaatacatatatatgtatgtttaatattatttattatcagaaaatttataatttcgaTTTCTTAacaatataatatgtaaatgtGTAATGAATAGGATTTTCgtagaaaagataaaaatatatattcatataaatttattaaaaactcAAATGATGTACCTCTTTTATGATATTAAATGACggaaatgttattttatcatttgttTTAGGTTTTTCTTGTTCCAAATGTTGAAATGTTTTATTAACTTTATTAAATACTGAGTATAAATAATCCCCGGAACAGCTTTTACTTAAAATAGATAATTTGTCTTCCACattcttaaatttttcttcgaattttttaatttcttcatcgTAATATCCTGATTGTATCGAATTATAATCCTGGTGAATATTGttgaataaattaaaaatatattttatgtattcgCAATAATCTTTTATGTGTGCGTACTCCTTTTGTTTAACTATGCCCTCTATAGTGTCATAGAATtctaaaaaatcatataattccttcttattttttaatatatttatattatatagtttttttatattggACTTTCTATCCTTAGGgcatttactttttaacAGTTTTAGTACATTACTGTAAAGCCAATAAATATCGGagttattaaatttattgtCTATTATTTTACCATATAACCAATATACCATGTATGTACAGTACGTATTATCATCTATGACAGTTTCGTGATTAATAAGAGTGCCATCTTCAGTCCATTTCTTTAATGTTTCTTCCAGAACACGACACGGCTGTATAACATTATTAGAATTTAATTTAGTACATGAAGTAGAAATGTTGTAAGTGTTGCTGACTGAATTAAGCTTATCGTACAGAATGTACAAGggcgctttatttttaaaatcatcctattgaagaaaagaagaattaaaattaataaatacctattttaaattaattattttttattgtgtaattagaaaataattatccCATTTTATGTaagatataatttaattttcaaaaaaaaagaatagttACTTCATTTTCTAACAGCTTAAGTGTGCTTTCTGGTATATTTTCAGTCATCTTAATTCCAtgacaaataaatatttgtgaATATAAAACAATTATAAGCAGTAAAATAGCATGTCACGATCTATCTATATGTTGCACAACACTTTACCTTTTCTGCAGATGAAATTACCTATTTCGCCTATGAAAAGGCTTTATTTAACTGTCAATTATGTTAGGCAAAATGTTTACCCTGATTATGTATTATCGAATTTATCACATGGAAAGATATTACAATTTCTAGCGGTACTATTAGTGGTACAATACCCTAAAGGTATCATCGCATAATGATATatgtatttgtttatttatttatggtATACGTATAATTGGTGCATAGAACAACggatgaattttttattacacaaGAAtgtaggcaaaaaaaaattgccttgaAGTATTTATTCATTCCTAATGCAAAAGTTGATGTATTTTCTTATACGAACCTTTCGTATAACAACATCTTCCTTTCTTCGCGATTAACATACTAAAATTGATGTTCATTGATGCATAATGCCATTTATTTTGGGGCTATTATATAGGAAGTTGTAATACTTCTACGAGCTATcatcaaaataaaagtacatatctcaaaattaaacatttatGTTAGCCGAAgaaaaatactttttataatttaataagcgatttttaaaacaaaggagtttttattaaatgggaaattttctttacgtaacaatttttcttaattgTAAGTGTTTTACAGGAAGAAGATTGTAGAATATGCTGTTAGAAAAACGCTttctaaaaaaattctcTAAATTTTGATGTGAAATttggataatttttattatatgttacCACTGTGAGAATGGACAAtatactgtttttttttttttttttttatttatttgttttacaaATAATCTGCCGTTTCATTTAAAtagtttttttctcattatatgtataaaaacgTTTAGAACtgaaagaaatatataaaatacagCTCCATAGCATGAATAATAGGACAAATATTTCTAAgaatagaataaaataaaaattaaaatacgCGTAAAcgattataaataaataaaacggCTTTACAATGTGCGGGTATATGAAGCATTTTTATCGCGGcggaattattttaaagagtAATTCGTAAAATACGATGTTGGCTGCGCTGCATTTGTTCGTTGTATTTTACTcgaaatttgaaaaaaaaaaaaaaaaatactaatataataatgctaaaataattatttggttttaaaatgacatttttaaGATTGATTTGAATTATtagaattaattattttttggtattttaGGTCAATTTAATTTCagttcgccttttttttttgtaagaatttaattaaaccaatttttttagcacTTCTGCCCCCCAATTTATACCGCTGAAAAGAttaattttccaaattatgTACTTTTGATTCTTTAAAAGTATAGTctatacgtatgcatatcCTAATAATccttattaataaaaaaagcagtCAACTTGTAAATAACGATAACAGTAAAGAGCATAGCTTTTCTTATTTCTAAATGTTTTACTAATTCATTTTGTCAAAATATAGATTCAAAACGAATACCTGAAGTAACCCATATGTCGTGAAAACCTTTGGtagtaaaatttatttactaGAAAACGATATAGATTACTTTGGGGAAAAACACTATTGTAACTCTtctttgaaaagaaaaaactaaATATGCGTAACCCGTTGTTGCGTATTATCACTTTAACTTTTATTTGTTGGGAATACCTTTGTTCTTATTCTACGAAGTAAAACTGACTACCAATTGAATTATACCAACGTTGTATATGCGTATTGGTTTTGCTCAACTGTTTATGCCGCGCATAGCTAATGtgataaaaagaaagaaaaaaaaaaacctgaTGAGCCTTTTCGAACAACACcataattaattttcttcGTAGGAACGCTATTACGCATCATTCCagcggaaaaaatttacatacgAGCAAAACAGGACGATGCACTAGAATTTTAGAATCAGAAAATCCATTTACATTTCATCTACATGAGGATTTATATTCGCAAGAAAATGGTGAAAACGGAAATTTTGTGAACGTGATGGACGCCCAATTAAATGATGAAACTGTGCAAGTGGACGATGAAGATAACGAAGATCAGTTAAATGAAATGGCTGGAAGGATAAATGAAGAATGGACTGCCGCTTATAGAaacatgctaaaaaaatatgttgaaTTTCGAGAGGAAAATAACATGAACGAAACTTGGAGTCGAGAAATATGGTACAAAATATGgcacaaatatttatttaccaTGTGGGATAAAATCGAGACGTTAATTATGGATGATACTTTCACCTTAGATATGAAGGAACACTATTCAAGTGTGCACATTAATCAGTTGAAAAACGATTTTAAGTTATTCTTAGAAATCGCTAAAAGTGAATGGGGAAGGAGGAACGAATCGGAATTCGTAAATGAGTTATCATAAGTTCTACAAATcaggtacaaaaaaaatggacacaaATTGGATATTTCAGTAagtgtatatgtacacaaaCGTTTGCGAGGCACTACATTGGTGCCTCCAAGGCATTTATTTGCTGATAAGAATTGGAAGCAATAAATATGCCTATGTGGAAATATCCTggcgaaaaaatattatgggGGTGAAATAAAACAAACGCGTTAACTAGAGGAAAGGTGAAGGACGAATATGGTAGAGACATCCACATGGGGCTacaaaacattttatttatttacgcAATTGTTGGCTAAACCTGATTTGTTGGACAAGGGGGTTTATCAGGTTAGGtacaaaaatgcgcaaaaaattAGATTAATTGATTTGCACTCATAATAGAAGAAGTGAACAAAATATATctgtataattatttaaaaggtTAATCGGGATAAAACATAGCGAATCtttgttatttatgtttttatttattacttGAGCTGTTGAAGCGCTGAAAGAATAGCATTGCGAAGTGGACAATATTACTTCGTATAactgtacattttttgtcatttgttGTAACTAATTATTGatacattttcctttttgatgaTATATATCAATTAGAGTAATTACTAAAAGAAAAGATCTTTTGTAAGAGCTGATATTTGTTTATTGCTGGGCTAGTTAAGTTACGCaatatttgcttttttttaagttttaacTTGACACATTTCTGCTTATATGTGATTAAATAATACAATTAATTTGTTACACTTTCttgttttatatgaatttccTTGCCacattgttattattatctaTTAATAATTTGCTTTTCCCATTAATTTTGTACATCTCCCAACATAGCTGTTTGCACACGCGCAATTTGTCATCTTTGATATTATTTACCATAACTCAACTGACATTGATGActattttcaattaaaaaaatttacgcaAGGTGATACCCTATGTTATGTTCTTGTCCAccctcataaaaaaaattatttgattCTGGTGTGTAACTATATAATTCATCGACTCCTTCACTTAGAACATTTATAGGTCTATTTTTAGATCCAAAACGCCTGTTTAGTCTCTTTCCCAGGGGTGTAAACTTGtgtaaaaagaataatacaAAATGTTTGTCACACATGCATTATATATTGCTACGTAATGCAAGTCATTAACAACTTTACACTACTGTTAcgtagtaaaaataaattgtactTACTCGGTACAAAAAGCCAGAAGTCATAGAAGTCACAATTACGCCCAGAAAAACATCGCCAGCTTGTTTTGCAATACGAGGACTGACACCCATTAACGATGAGGAATCAGGAGATCCTTCATCTGTTGATAAACCTGAATGGGGTTCTCCAGCTGCTGATTCGGCGTGTTGTGTAGGTCTAGCTTTTGCAGCCAGAGCAGCAgcatcttccttttttttctgcatttctGGATGACAACTTAGTTTatctaaaaaattttttgggTTATATTTCTCacatttatcataaaaagTTGGGCACCCTTTTCTATCAGAGGTAGAACAATATTGCTCAAAATGTTTATACAGCtcagcttttttttcaaagtatTCATAATATTTCTGGCAATAATTATCCTTAAAGTCACCAGCAAGTGTATGAGCTGTTTTATAATCCAGACAGTATTCACAAaattcctttcttttttcccaatcTCGTTCACTATGTATCTCAAAATATGGTTCGCATTTGGGATAAGTTACcccttttaatttaatttcattataaGTATTCCATATGAGTTGGATTTGTGCAAACGCCCGGTAAATACTCTTAGTATCTTTGGATccaaaaatttcatttaatcTGTTGTATGTCCAATAATTCAAAAGCATGCAGACGTCGTAATCAGAATTTTTGTGATCTGATATTGCATAAgttgtttttaaatatctTAGAACTCTTTTACAAAGTTCTATaactttatcattttttggtGATAGTTCTATTGAACTACAATCTTCCTTATATTCAGctaaattttcattatcaAATTTGAACTTATAGTATAAATCTTCTGACGGTAATTCTTTTTCAGGTTTTCCGAAGAAtttctaaataaaaatatgtgaacgattaaataattatactaCTGAAAAACTGTcattattctttataaaaaattggacaATTAAATGGATTGATAATAATAGTTCATAGTATAAGAACATATAACGTTAcccaaaattttgcaaaaatttgtaaacGACCCATTATGCAAATTACAGTAAATTATGGAATTCTTTTAGGTATTATGTGtataaagatatttttaCTAAGGGATAATATAAGCTCATTttagcacaaaaaatatgtaaaaggATTCTTTGCATCCATAAAGACCATTATTTGCTTAGTATCCCAACAAAGTGAGTACAGTGTacaatacataaatattatttaaattatcataCAATATTTGTCTTTAAGCTCTGTTATTagggcaaaataaaatgaatatgttattaaaatagattatatataaggtaaaaaaaggcacgttattataatatgaatatgcATCAACTGTTGTTTTGCGATACAgcaattataaattaaaatacttacatttatacatatttaggTCATAGTACGAATCAGTGAAATAataaagggaacaaaaaaaaataaaaaaaaattcatttttttgcgaaatgtggaaaacaaatattatttaacatattttttatgggaTATTCAGAGTAcgaatataatatattacaagAAACACTAAATTTTCCCGTAAGCAACCTAGtttaattgttttatataatggTGAACAcgattttataataattgtacACAAATGttgaagaaacaaaaaaattgagaaaatatgataaatgttaaattgcctaatatttttgcaaaaatataaaatatcataCAGCCGACTTCTATGTAGCATAAAATAGAGTACACCGTACGTGGTCTCTCCCACTGATTCTTCTAagtgaataaatatatatttaccaAGGGAACATATCCTTTATTCTTATCTTTTCAAAATTGGattaatgcatatttttttcctttggaattattttgttaaaaatgggcacattaaatatcattaaaatgtttattttacgAAATTGTAATGTTATttgtttacctttttttgaatgtaCTTTGAACAAACACCAGTTTGATTGGGACATATTGGTTTTGTATGTTAagttaaaaagtataaattTTGGCAAATTAAATGgctcaaaaaaagggggaaaattcTATATCCTTGCCTCATTCCTTGGTATTGATATGGAAGAACGAACTACGATTtgatagcttttttttttaaggcgAAACTTCAAacttttgttccccccctgaGGAATGGTGCTACAGGCGGATGTGCTACAATGGCCTGGGTGAATAGCCAACTTGTACTCGCTTAACTCGAAAATTATTTGCAGTAATTTTTTGTGATTaaattaaacattttcacGCGTtaatgttcccttttttttttggctccaTCAAGGGATGAGGGTTTCGCCACTGTGCCCAAAAtgggagtaaaaaaatagcgaTTTATGCCTGCGATGTGGCTGCAGGGGGTATCCACAAAGTGGGTTGTTTTAACGAATGAATTACGCGTACGAATAAGGAGAATGCATTCTTCCAAAATGCGATTAAATTGTGTTATTTGAGAAgtgtaaaattttgaaagtaCGCAATTTTGAAGCAGCATTTTGTTCACTTTCAAAGGCTGGCATTATTCGCTTTTTATGTGCGTCCCTCGTACCATTATTGCGGGGATAATTTAAAGAGGCTATATCGGCAAAATCGGGTGTGGGGAAGGTGCAATAAAACACTTCTTAAGGTGAATATTATCGAATTTTATACACTATTTTTTATGATGATATAAGGATGCTTATAGCTTGAGcattctctttttaaaatatcacACAAAATACACGATTGTTCACGCGTAAATGCGTTAAGCGTTCCAtagtttgtccttttttaaaggaatGTACTATCGTTTTCTCCTATGgaatgggaagaagaacgACCAAAGGCTCACATAGGTTTTCAAGGTGTGTTATTCACGCGCGCACACGTATACAAACGTATATTATGTACAGTTTACCCATTCGCCTTATTTTCCAGTTCACAAAGTGGACACAGCGCGGCGCAAGTGGATCGGCTCACACTTGGTTCAATACAAAGTCATGTTAAcacaaaatatttcattttaagaGCTCATCCAGCTCTGTGATTTTCATAAAGCTCAGTTTAAAATGGCACTACGCATGAGAAATTCCTTTAACAGTTTGTTTTctgaatatat from Plasmodium vivax chromosome 4, whole genome shotgun sequence includes:
- a CDS encoding variable surface protein Vir4, putative (encoded by transcript PVX_003485A), which translates into the protein MFLYYELLLSIHLIVQFFIKNNDSFSVKFFGKPEKELPSEDLYYKFKFDNENLAEYKEDCSSIELSPKNDKVIELCKRVLRYLKTTYAISDHKNSDYDVCMLLNYWTYNRLNEIFGSKDTKSIYRAFAQIQLIWNTYNEIKLKGVTYPKCEPYFEIHSERDWEKRKEFCEYCLDYKTAHTLAGDFKDNYCQKYYEYFEKKAELYKHFEQYCSTSDRKGCPTFYDKCEKYNPKNFLDKLSCHPEMQKKKEDAAALAAKARPTQHAESAAGEPHSGLSTDEGSPDSSSLMGVSPRIAKQAGDVFLGVIVTSMTSGFLYRVSTIYFYYVTVV
- a CDS encoding hypothetical protein, conserved (encoded by transcript PVX_003490A), whose protein sequence is MTENIPESTLKLLENEDDFKNKAPLYILYDKLNSVSNTYNISTSCTKLNSNNVIQPCRVLEETLKKWTEDGTLINHETVIDDNTYCTYMVYWLYGKIIDNKFNNSDIYWLYSNVLKLLKSKCPKDRKSNIKKLYNINILKNKKELYDFLEFYDTIEGIVKQKEYAHIKDYCEYIKYIFNLFNNIHQDYNSIQSGYYDEEIKKFEEKFKNVEDKLSILSKSCSGDYLYSVFNKVNKTFQHLEQEKPKTNDKITFPSFNIIKEKIKNCFNKNFSNLRIDQLAYKKQLYEFVENYPITKDKLAAADTNDKNEYCDYIKEIFELYKKVSHPYTSYGYNEEINSFKKIFLKNYHEFHFLNEKCPDRCLHLVFNNNNKDLCPSEQEQHKYVQDVPTSCNSAEISTPDQKEIPDYDLDFYKHYKDFDDTSNLPEHTKFCDKMNPFLPNNTNDNNFCSKIVRNLINLSLSQQDEHDERCLYFTYWIYDTIWKHFGKGYSNKCISDVIHMLLNFMSRINRDLVNTVCYLEYYSDVSLKEWKEMKYLHDYFKGYSSFTNGNFNDDGKKQKLCDYITHANKLYKEHIQKCCVCVNKPKFSCYDKCPNNYEFHFGESIFVYITI